One Thiocapsa sp. genomic window carries:
- a CDS encoding IS630 family transposase: MAHAGLSRDRASSGADGKAARPPPALGDADLAELKSLLETRDHWETKAVRDLIVEHWGITLSLSQVWRILRHRLKMLYSKPYPHDLRRPADAEEQLEDRLIDAFNTLMDRGIAESEIALGFLDEASPQLTANTARVWHFEKAVIHKNTAKLKANAIGFYAIVGHSVQGFLEHSTHDAIAEFLRDIRTAHPDFRAIVVVLDNFSSHRAASLKEVADGLDIALVYLPPYSPDLNPIEFIWKSIKRVISLNSIPSLGDLKQCITRSWDELAIRHSFAKHWIERPCSLSRPPPSGRDRHQIG; encoded by the coding sequence ATGGCGCACGCGGGGCTATCACGGGATCGTGCATCTTCAGGAGCCGACGGGAAAGCCGCCCGGCCGCCGCCGGCGCTCGGCGATGCCGATCTTGCGGAATTGAAGAGCCTGCTGGAAACACGCGATCACTGGGAGACCAAGGCGGTGCGCGATCTCATCGTCGAGCACTGGGGCATCACCTTGTCGTTGTCTCAAGTCTGGCGCATCCTCCGCCACCGGCTGAAGATGCTGTATTCGAAGCCTTACCCGCACGATCTTCGTCGCCCGGCCGATGCCGAAGAGCAGCTGGAAGATCGTCTGATCGACGCCTTCAACACCTTGATGGATCGCGGTATCGCCGAGTCGGAGATCGCCCTTGGATTTCTCGATGAGGCGAGCCCGCAACTGACGGCCAACACGGCCCGAGTCTGGCATTTCGAGAAAGCGGTTATCCATAAGAACACCGCCAAGCTCAAAGCGAATGCCATCGGCTTTTACGCGATTGTGGGCCACAGTGTGCAAGGATTCCTGGAGCATTCGACACATGACGCCATTGCGGAGTTTCTGCGGGACATCCGGACCGCTCATCCGGATTTCCGTGCGATCGTCGTTGTTCTCGACAACTTCAGCAGTCATCGTGCGGCCTCATTGAAAGAGGTTGCGGATGGGTTGGATATCGCTCTGGTGTATCTTCCGCCATACTCGCCGGACCTCAATCCCATTGAATTCATCTGGAAAAGCATCAAGCGCGTCATCTCGCTCAACAGCATTCCCTCGCTTGGCGACCTCAAGCAATGCATTACAAGGTCTTGGGATGAATTGGCCATTCGTCATTCATTCGCGAAACATTGGATCGAGCGGCCTTGTTCATTATCCCGGCCACCGCCCTCAGGCCGCGACCGGCATCAGATAGGGTAG
- a CDS encoding helix-turn-helix domain-containing protein: MSTGRRVDVPNAAMLQIHLTEERDPEIRLRLILLNLIVELPPQITLETICRCLQVPMSTAYVWIRAWRTRGYHGIVHLQEPTGKPPGRRRRSAMPILRN, translated from the coding sequence ATGAGCACCGGTCGTCGCGTTGATGTTCCGAATGCAGCAATGCTCCAAATCCATCTGACCGAGGAACGGGATCCGGAGATACGCCTGCGGTTGATCCTGCTGAACTTGATCGTCGAGCTTCCTCCGCAGATCACGTTGGAGACCATCTGCCGATGCTTGCAGGTTCCGATGTCGACGGCCTACGTTTGGATTCGCGCATGGCGCACGCGGGGCTATCACGGGATCGTGCATCTTCAGGAGCCGACGGGAAAGCCGCCCGGCCGCCGCCGGCGCTCGGCGATGCCGATCTTGCGGAATTGA
- a CDS encoding type I restriction endonuclease subunit R, with amino-acid sequence MGSPHVIFFCREIIEHLKSTRLGWTWHSRDELGLYRPDPREVLVLPLLREKLQQLNPTILTDDTRVEAIITKLRGCRDNRQWLAWLKNGVNYRFDAGETSRDVRLIDFEDPDANAWWVTNQFPVEGRSPRRPDIVLLINGIPVVVIEAKTASRAAPDWREGAKQLGLYSQEIDQLFYTNAYGVGVNETRMMYGVPGRRLQFRLQWRDPWPHEIDEYDEMKVSLYGLFDRGNLLDFIRHFIIFVTKDGKTEKVVVRYQQFLAVQDILNRATDLTRPSEKRRGLIWHTQGSGKTLTMIYAARSLREDPRLQQPTVILLVDREQLGDQMDRELQSSGTDNVHVAASRRDLEEKLTGDYRGVILTTVHLFEGMPKEVTKRRANVIVMADEAHRSQERDLGTYMRSAVEGAAMFGFTGTPIENDDLNTPRAWGFVKDDGKIERYMGRPYTVTDALRDGVVKPIHWQPRVTDWQLHGTKLDLAFKREFGHLPEAERNRLATDAARLDALLFHPTRITQIADDLVAHFVEHVRPNGFKGMLVCKNKEAVRVYATALRERLGDEAVMAVISEAPQKDPEAIQTLYLGDAKRKKLLNEFLIPARSEQDEHHDKTYRTVELLVVCDMLLTGFDAPILQALYLDKKLLNHSLLQTIARVNRPYNALKGHGLVLDYYGIFDHLNEALNYKPDELGDVAFPFDTIREHFLTKLKDKKPDAKALDIEAMLSAELRIRLDQDESFRPLSEKLQRLIDEKRAGTLAGIALIEEFERLTEAVRAAVDEAKRPIAQQLALKIKTRNAAIRHTLAAAIAAAILGEADKHCFTGWWTNSAADPALSSGLLFMIATHFPSAGLLSDDAMVFIGTLVDALKRRHYMPRVSETASGGDSNA; translated from the coding sequence ATGGGCTCACCTCATGTCATCTTCTTCTGTCGCGAGATCATCGAGCACCTGAAATCGACCCGGTTGGGCTGGACCTGGCATTCGCGCGACGAACTGGGCCTCTACCGCCCGGATCCGCGCGAGGTGTTGGTGCTGCCCCTGTTGCGGGAGAAGCTCCAGCAGCTCAATCCGACCATCCTGACCGACGACACACGCGTCGAGGCCATCATCACCAAGCTCCGGGGCTGTCGCGACAACCGGCAATGGCTGGCCTGGCTGAAGAACGGCGTGAACTACCGGTTCGATGCCGGGGAGACCTCCCGGGACGTGCGGCTGATCGACTTCGAAGACCCGGACGCCAACGCCTGGTGGGTAACCAATCAGTTTCCGGTCGAAGGCCGCTCGCCGCGCCGGCCCGACATCGTGCTGCTGATCAACGGCATCCCCGTCGTCGTGATCGAGGCCAAGACCGCGAGCCGAGCCGCACCGGATTGGCGCGAGGGCGCCAAGCAACTGGGCCTCTATTCCCAAGAGATCGACCAGCTCTTCTACACCAACGCCTACGGTGTGGGCGTGAACGAGACCCGCATGATGTACGGCGTACCGGGCCGGCGCCTGCAATTCCGGCTGCAATGGCGCGATCCCTGGCCGCACGAGATCGACGAGTACGACGAGATGAAGGTCTCGCTGTACGGACTTTTCGACCGCGGCAATCTGCTGGATTTCATCCGACACTTCATCATCTTCGTCACCAAGGACGGCAAGACCGAGAAGGTGGTGGTGCGCTACCAGCAGTTCCTGGCGGTGCAGGACATCCTGAACCGGGCAACCGACCTGACGCGGCCATCCGAGAAACGGCGTGGTCTGATCTGGCACACCCAGGGCTCGGGCAAGACGCTGACCATGATCTACGCCGCCCGCAGCCTCCGGGAAGACCCGCGTCTGCAGCAGCCGACCGTCATCCTGCTGGTCGATCGCGAGCAACTGGGCGACCAGATGGATCGCGAGCTTCAGTCCAGCGGCACCGATAATGTCCACGTGGCCGCCAGCCGGCGCGATCTGGAGGAAAAGCTCACCGGCGACTATCGCGGGGTCATCCTCACGACCGTGCATCTGTTCGAGGGCATGCCCAAGGAGGTGACCAAGCGACGTGCCAACGTCATCGTGATGGCCGACGAGGCGCACCGCTCGCAGGAGCGAGACTTGGGTACCTACATGCGCTCGGCGGTCGAGGGTGCGGCGATGTTCGGGTTTACCGGCACACCGATCGAGAACGACGACCTCAACACACCGCGGGCCTGGGGGTTCGTCAAGGACGACGGCAAGATCGAGCGTTACATGGGCCGCCCCTACACGGTGACCGACGCGCTGCGCGACGGCGTGGTGAAGCCCATCCATTGGCAACCGCGCGTCACCGACTGGCAACTGCACGGCACCAAGCTCGATCTCGCCTTCAAACGGGAGTTCGGACACCTGCCCGAAGCAGAGCGGAACAGACTGGCCACCGACGCCGCGCGGCTCGACGCCCTGCTCTTCCATCCGACGCGGATCACCCAGATCGCCGACGACCTGGTCGCGCATTTCGTCGAGCACGTCCGGCCCAACGGCTTCAAGGGCATGCTGGTGTGCAAGAACAAAGAGGCCGTCAGGGTCTACGCGACCGCGCTGCGCGAGCGCTTAGGCGACGAGGCGGTGATGGCCGTGATCTCCGAGGCACCCCAGAAGGACCCCGAGGCGATCCAAACCCTCTATCTGGGCGATGCCAAGCGAAAGAAGCTGCTGAACGAGTTTCTGATCCCGGCGCGCTCGGAGCAGGACGAGCACCACGACAAGACCTATCGCACCGTGGAGCTTCTGGTGGTGTGCGACATGCTCCTGACCGGCTTCGACGCCCCCATCCTCCAAGCGCTCTATTTGGACAAGAAGCTGCTGAACCACTCGCTGCTGCAGACCATCGCACGGGTGAATCGACCCTACAACGCACTGAAGGGCCACGGTCTGGTGCTGGACTACTACGGCATCTTCGATCACCTGAACGAGGCGTTGAATTACAAACCCGACGAGCTGGGCGACGTCGCCTTCCCGTTCGACACCATTCGCGAGCACTTCCTGACCAAGCTGAAGGACAAGAAGCCGGACGCCAAGGCGCTCGATATCGAGGCCATGCTGTCCGCCGAGCTGCGCATCCGACTGGATCAGGACGAGTCGTTCCGTCCCTTGTCCGAGAAGCTCCAGCGCCTGATCGACGAAAAGCGCGCCGGCACCTTGGCCGGCATCGCCTTGATCGAAGAATTCGAGAGGCTCACCGAGGCTGTCCGTGCCGCCGTCGACGAGGCCAAACGCCCGATAGCCCAACAGTTGGCCCTCAAGATCAAGACGCGCAACGCCGCGATTCGCCACACCTTGGCCGCCGCAATCGCCGCAGCGATCCTCGGCGAAGCCGACAAACACTGCTTCACGGGCTGGTGGACCAACAGCGCGGCGGACCCCGCACTCTCGAGCGGCCTCTTGTTCATGATCGCGACGCACTTTCCATCGGCCGGCCTGCTCTCGGACGATGCGATGGTCTTCATCGGAACCCTGGTGGACGCCCTCAAGCGCCGGCACTACATGCCTCGCGTGTCGGAGACAGCGAGCGGCGGCGACTCGAATGCTTGA
- a CDS encoding DEAD/DEAH box helicase, whose amino-acid sequence MSSNIDLPPDAGIQEVFQHLVQDQARTDAIAFAVKRAFDRGRKVLVLTQRTANLDAILAALHDKGSEPIVLHGRMSRKQRGAQIAELDSLPPDAPRILLATGKLVGEGFDHPPLDTLVLAMPISWKGLLQQYAGRLHREHASKTDVRIIDVVDTGHPVLLRMWDRRQQGYRAMGYRIAEDSLMV is encoded by the coding sequence ATGTCCTCAAATATCGACCTACCGCCGGATGCGGGCATTCAAGAGGTCTTTCAGCATCTCGTCCAAGACCAAGCCCGAACGGATGCCATCGCATTCGCCGTGAAGCGCGCGTTCGACCGAGGACGCAAAGTCTTGGTGTTGACCCAACGCACGGCGAATCTCGACGCGATCTTGGCCGCCCTGCACGACAAGGGCTCGGAGCCGATCGTCCTGCACGGCCGAATGTCGAGAAAGCAACGCGGCGCTCAGATCGCCGAGCTCGATTCGCTGCCGCCGGATGCCCCGCGCATCCTTTTGGCGACGGGAAAGTTGGTCGGGGAAGGCTTTGACCATCCGCCGTTGGATACGCTGGTTTTGGCGATGCCGATCTCTTGGAAAGGCCTGTTGCAGCAATACGCCGGGAGACTGCATCGCGAGCATGCCTCGAAGACCGACGTGCGGATCATCGATGTTGTCGACACCGGACACCCGGTCCTGCTGCGCATGTGGGATCGGCGACAGCAAGGCTATCGGGCGATGGGTTATCGGATCGCGGAAGACAGTCTTATGGTTTGA